The nucleotide sequence GCATTAATCCGTATCATTTGGGTCTGAAAATTTTGGAGGACATCGAAAAACGCTGGGATAATCCGACCAAGGAAGAGCAGGAGCGCTTCGGACGCAAGCCAGGAGAGGGACGCGCGAAAATTTTCGAGGTGCGCGAGCTGGAGTCCGACATCAGCTTCATACGCAACTTCCTGACCAAGGACCTCGTCAGTGATCTGGATTTATATATGTTCGGCAAGCAGGGCAACGACTGGGTTGTTGCGGAAAAGCAGTGGGAACAGGTACGCGATGGTCTTGCGGGCACACGGGTTAACGGGGGATTCCCTTATGTACTCGTGCACGATGGGGATTACTTACGCTCCGGCGAGATGTACTTGAAGCATCATTTTGAAGGGCTGGAGCTGGATGTCAAATACGTAGAAAAAACATTGCCTTACATCTATACCTTGTGGGGGAAATCCGTTCACCTGGAATCGATGGTGGAGGATCGACAAGTGTTGTTTACGTACGACGGTAAGAAAGTGCACCGCCGCTTTTTATAGGGAAAAAAGGCCGCATGCCCGGTGGAAGCTGACCGAGCGTGCGGCTTTTTCTACGTGTCCGAACTAGGACAACTGATCCGTAATCCCGATGTGGCTGCTGATCCCGCCATCCATGGTGATGCTCGCTCCGTTGATGTACCCGCTATGTGGTCCGACGAGATGATAAATCATCTGGGCGATTTCCATCGGCTGAGCTACGCGTTTCACCGGGCTTTTGGCGATGACCCGATTCATGTAATCCGAAATATCCTCCGGCCGTACGCCCATCGCCGTATCCACATATCCCGGACAGATGGCGTTGCAAGTAATCCCGTGCTCTCCCCATTCGGCAGCGATTGTTTTCGTATAGCCGATCATGCCGTGTTTGGAAGCGACGTAGGTGGATGAATGTGCAGAGCCTAGCAAGCCCTGAATGGAAGCGATGTTTACGATCCGCCCGTAGTTCCTTTCTTTCATCTTGGGCAACAGGTTTCTGCAAAATAGGAACACACTCTTCAGGTTGGTATTCATGATCCAATCCCATTCCTCATCGGAGACTTCGTCGACTCGGTGGAATGGACCGCCTACTCCTGCATTATTGACCAAGATGGTGACATTCCCAAAATGAGCTTCCACAAGCTGGATGGCTTCTTCAACTTGCCCTCGTTGGCCGACATCACAGCGAATGGGCAAGGCTTGACCGCCTGTCTGCTTGATTTCTTTGGCGACTAACTGTGCCTTTTCTTCTTGTACATCAAGAACAGCGACATGGACCCCATGCTGAGCCAAAAGCTTTGCTGCTGCGGCCCCGATCCCATTGCCTGCTCCTGTGATCATTGCTACTTGCTGCATTTGTAAACGCTCCTTATTCATCTGTTATTTAGAGAATGCCTGTAGGAGGAAGGATTTTGACTTCATCGATTCGAACGTGGAGGGGACGGGAGGCGATATCTAACACGGTATCTGCCACATCTTTTGGTACGAGCATCGCACTCGGATCAAAAAAATGCCGGTCCTCCGTCATGTTTGTATGAACGGCACCGGGAAAAATGGTAGAGACCCTCACATTGTCGTTTTTCCACTCTTCATTGCAAATTTGGGAAAAGCCTTGGACGGCAAATTTCGAAGCACCATAAACGCCGTTGTCCGCAATCGGAATATATCCTGAGACACTAGAGATATTGATGATTCGGCCTCCGTGAGCTTTCATTACCTTGTATCCTTCACGGCTGCAAAGAAAGAGTCCGGTTACATTGGTGCGGAAAACATTCTCCCATTCTTCCAAGCTTGTTTGTTCAACAGGCTTAAACACGCCGACTCCTGCATTGTTGACGAGGACATCTAGACGCCCGTATAACCTTTGTACATGGGCAAACAGAGCAAGGACACTTTGCTCGTCTGTCACGTCTAGCTGTATATTCGTCACACTTCCCGGTTCAGCGTGTGCGATTTCGTTGGGAGGAGGCGCGGATCGAGAGGTTGCCCAAACAATTGCTCCTTCTTTTGCCAGAACATTTGCCATTTCAAGACCTAATCCCCGACTGGCTCCTGTGATGACTACGACTTTATTCAGTAGTTTCATGTGTACCTCCAGATGTGAAACGTGCATTCCAAGAATTGGGTTCATGCATGGGATTTTAATGGTACAAAAATTTGTTTTTCCCAACAAGCGCCTTAGGAATGAATTTCAGTAAAAGTAGTAGGAATTTGTTGGGCAGGAACTAGGTATTTGATCGTGGAAAGCTTTGTTAGTAAACCTATTTCCCCCCTGGGAGGCTCATTCTATGGAAAAGCATGCGGCTGTTATCGGATCAGGTGTTATGGGACATGGAATCGCGCAGCTATACGCATTGGCTGGATTTCGTGTTTCTCTTTACGATTTGCAGGAAGCGTTTTTGATGAAAGCGAGAGCTAGCATCGAGCACAGCCTTTCCCTTCTGGTTGCAGAGGGAGTGATTGCAGAACAATCTAGAGTAGCAGCGCTAGAGCAAATCGTCCTGACCACGGATTTGCGAGCGGCAGTATCTGATGCAGAAGTCATCACAGAAGCGGTACCAGAAGTCATCGAGCTGAAGTGGGAGCTGTTTGAAAAGCTGGAGCAATACGCGAGGCCAGATGCGATTATTGCTTCCAATACGTCTACGTTTTCGATTGCGCGACTGATCGAAAAAGCTACTACGCCACAACGCTTTATCATTACACATTTTTTCAATCCAGCCCAATTGGTTCCGTTGGTCGAGGTAGTCAGGCACGAGAAGACCGCGCAGGAAGTGGTTCACAAGACGATGCAGTTGATGGAAGAGATCGGGAAGTCCCCAGTTTTGCTGAAAAAGGATGTACCGGGCTTTATCGCCAATCGTCTGCAAACGGCCTTGATGAGAGAAGCTTTTCATTTGCTCGCAGAAGGTGTGGCAGATGCAGCCCAGATCGATACGGTGATGAAGGATGGCATTGGCTATCGTTGGGCTTTTGTCGGACCTATTGAGACGGCCGATTTTGGTGGACTCGATACGTGGAAGCGTGTGATGGATAACCTGGCGCCAGAGCTGGATTCCTCGACAAAAGCCCCCGCCATCATTGAGGAACGAGTAGCAGAAGGCAAGCTTGGCACCAAGACCGGAGCAGGTATTTACTCGTATCAGGATACGTCTGTCTCAGAAAAGCTTCGTGTACGTGACGAACAGTTCATTCGCTTGGGGAAAATGAGGGCAATGATCAATAAATTTCGCTACTAAATAGTCAGCCAATACCGACCGTCCTGTCTGTCATACATAAGCAGGGCGGTTTTTCTATGGCCTCAGGGTCCGCTTTTTCTATACCTATGACAGTTCTGTATATTTTTTTACTTAATGAACCTTCCTTCGTTACCGATATAAAAAATTAGGACTTCACCAACATGAAACGTTTATCCAAATACAACTTAGAAAGAAGATGAAATGAAGTGAAAGTTAACTTGCGAAATTGGTTTCGAAGCTATCGAACCAAGCTCATCATCACATTTCTCTTGATTCTGTTAGTCCCTTCCCTTGTCGTTGGAAGCCTGGCTTACAATCAAGCGAAACAAGAAATTGACAAACAGATCATGGACAGCGCCAACGAAAACGTCGATTTGGTCAACTCCATCGTCAGCAGTACGTTTGAGGGCAAAAAGAAGGATGCTGACTATTTGGCAAAAGATATCACACCTGGCGTGAAATCAACTGATGTCCAAGAAGAAATCATGCATCATCTGGATATGTATATGGGTATGCATGCGGAAGCGTCCAGTATCAGTGTGGGAACGGTTGACGGACAGTACTTCCGCGCTCCTAGGCAAGAAGTACAGGCAGGGTTTGATCCGCGGACGAGAGACTGGTACAAAAGAGCGATGGAAAACAAGGGGACTGTCGTCGTAACGGAGCCATATATTTCGGCGGTATCCGGCGAGGTTTTAGTAGCGGTAGCGAGAACGACGGAGGATGGCGCAGGGGTTATCTGCATTACCGTCGGGATTGAACAGATCAAACAACTGGCAAACTCAGTCAGCATCGGTTCCGATGGAGATGTCATCGTAGTGGACAGCAATAAGAAGTATGTCGTCCATCCGGAAAATCAGGCAGGAACGCTGGCACAAGAGAGTTTTTACGACAATATGTACCAAGGGGAAACAGGTCAATTCCAATACGAGGAGCAAAGCATCCCGAAACAGATTTACTATGTGACGAATCCGGCTACAGGCTGGAAAATTGCCGGGTCGATGTACCTGTCAGAGATTGAGGATGCTGCACAGCCGATTTTCGCACAAACGTTTTGGACGATCACGATCTGCTTGCTGCTGGGAGGACTCATTGTAGCAGCTGTACTGCGTTCCCTTCTCCAGTCCATTCAGGAAGTGAAGGTACACGCGGTCAGAGTGAGCCAAGGTATTTTGACTGACCCGATTAAAGTGCGGTCAACTGACGAAATCGGTGAGCTTGGTCATGCGTTTAACACGATGCAGGATAACCTTCGTGCGCTCATTTCCGATGTTGAGGCCAGGGCAGAGCAAGTAGCGGCGTCTTCGGAGCAATTAACTGCGAGTGCGCAGCAGACGAGCATTGCAACCGAGCATGTAACGACTTCTGTTCAGGACGTAGCTGGCAGCGCGGAACAACAAACGAGCGGAATCGACCAAAATGTTCGTTCATTGCAGGACATTTCGGAAGGGGTCACACGGATTGTAGAGAGTGTTAATGTGTTGTCAGATACTGCTCAGCAAACAACGGTTCAGGCAGAAGAAGGAGGCAACTTTGTCGCTCAAGTCATGGGTCAAATGAAGTCGATTCATGAATCGGTAGAACAGTCGGACCGCATGACCAAATCACTCTATGATCGTTCGAAAGAAATCGGCACGATCTCGGATGTCATCAGTGGAATTGCCCAGCAGACGAATTTGCTCGCATTGAATGCAGCGATTGAGGCGGCGCGGGCTGGTGAGCATGGTAAAGGCTTTGCAGTTGTTGCTACAGAGGTGCGCCTGTTGGCTGAGCAATCACAATTGTCGGCCAAGCAAATTTCTGAATTGATCACAGAGATTCAACGGGAAACCAAGCAATCCGTCGACAATATGGAAAAAGTCAGACTGGATGTTGCAGCAGGTTTGAACGTTTCCGAGGAGACGATTCACAAGTTTGAAGGCATCATGGAGAGCACCAGACTGACCAATCCACATATCGCAGAGGTTTCCATGATCGCACAGCAAATCTTGGCTGCTGTTCAGGAAGTAACCGCGACAGCCAATGTGCTCGTCACCATTGCGAAAAGCAATGCCGAAACAGCCGAGGAAGTAGCAGCCTCTACCGAAGAGCAGCTCGCCTCCATGCAAGAGATCTCAACCTCCGCTCAATCCTTGTCGTCATTGGCGGAAGAGCTGAAAGTTTTGATCAATAAGTTTACCTATTAACCTGCGTCTTTACACAAACGAAGCGCCCTGTCTCCAGGCATACGAGCAGGGCGCTTTGCCATATAGATGTGATAACATATGGGCAATACAAGCGATATGGAATGAGGAGATGTGAACGATGAACACGATGATCAGAATAGAACAGGTAGATGATTATTCCGTTACTGAACAAGTCGTAAAAAGTGCATTCGCGAATGCAGAGTTCACCGATCACAAAGAACATGAATTGGTGTCTCGCATCAGAAAATCGGATGCATTTATCCCCACGTTATCTCTCGTCGCGATTGATGAAGAGAATCAAGCGATCTTGGGACATATTCTTTTTTCAAAAGTACACATCTGCAATGACAATCAGAGCATAGAGTCACTTGCACTTGCTCCAGTGTCTGTCTTGCCCGATTACCAAAGCAAAGGCATAGGAAAGAAATTAATTCTCGAAGCCCTCCAAAAAGCCAAAGAACTGGGATACCAATCTGTTGTTGTCCTCGGCCATCCCGAATATTACCCGAAGTTTGGCTTCCAAAAAGCATCCCGATGGGGAATAAAAGCACCTTTCGACGTACCGGATGAAGTATTTATGGCTTTGGAGCTGCAAGAAAATGCCTTGGCTCATATCTCGGGCGTTGTTGAATACCCCAGTGCTTTTTTTGAATAGGTAGGATTGTTAATGAAAAGAACCGCAGTAGATCGTTGAAGCCATCTACTGTGTTTCTTTATTCCTAGTTATGGTAATATGAAGTGCCTACCAATTCGTGAAAAAAACGGAATCGTATGTCGGAGGGGAAAAGGAAACAATGGAACTCAGGCGAAACGAATCGATCGTACAAGAGAATATAGCGGCAAACCTATTCAGAGGAATGGAAGGAGTAGGTGGGAAGTTAACGATTACGAGTGAAAGACTCTATTTTCAACCACACAGTTTCAATATTCAAACACAACCTCTCGAATTAAGCTTGAATGATATTGCGGCAGTTGAAAAGCGGAATACGCTATTCGTGATCCCAAACGGAATGAAGATCAAGCTGCATAACGGGCAAGAGCATAAATTTGTTGTATGGAAGCGAGCGGAGATCATCGGAAGGATTCAGGATACAAAGATGAAGCAAAAAATGACGGTGATTATTAAGACGAGGTAAGCGATCCGCTCCATGAAAAACGCCCTGTCACACGCAATACTGAGCAGGGCGATTCCCACATCTTACAAGTCCTTTGCAATGTGTGGTTTGCTATAATGACTGGTACCCCCACCGCCTACCAATACTCTTCCACCTTGTCTGAAGATGAGCAATTTCCTAGATCCATTTGAAAGCAGTACAGTTATTTTTGCTCGATTCGCTGTTGCAATATAAATAACGTAACCACTTCTGGAGATTACTGTACGCCAGTTGCGATCGAATTCAGAGCGCAGAACCCGATTGGAATAAACTTGGTTTTCTACGCGTCTCGCCGTGATTCTTTTCTTTTGCATCGAGTCTCAACACCTCCTGTCAAACTATCCTATTCAGGGGGTAGAAAAAGGAATGGACAAGAGTTGTAGGCGATTTTACTATTTTCATTGCAACCAGACAGGAAGCGTTCTATGATAACACCAAGGACGGTAATCATGGTAGTAAGCCGTCAAAGAGGAGTGAGTGACTTATGGCAAAAAGCGCAGCACGCAAGCAACGCGAAAAGCTGGCCCGTGAAGGCAAAAGAAACCCAGAGCTAAACAGAAGCATTTTCGCTTTTGCTGACATGAGACAACGGACGACGAAGACTCGAGCAGAAAAACTGAATCAACAGAAACACAAAAGGTCGTTATCCTACCAAAGTGATGATGGCCTTTTTTATTTGCGTGCGAAGCTTGCTGCAATCGTTTAACATAAAGTCATCCCGTACCAAAGTGAGGCATGACATCATGAATAATACCATTCATCCCGAATGTGCGAGAGCCATTCAACATCTCCTCCAACTGAAGGACCCAAAACGCGAAGACTTTTTGGCGCTGAAAACGTATGGAAATGACCGCTATTCGGCAATGGGCTGGGAGGAGCTACAGACATACATCAATGAAAAGACCGTCATCATCGTCGAGCAGTTTGAAAATGAACAAAATATTATGTCTGCCCTGCGCTGGGTAGCGAGAGGATTGCCGGTTTGGCTAGCGATTCGAAAAGTACGGGCGGATTTTTCTGTGTATGGATACAAGAAGTAGCCGGTCTTTCAAAAAAAATATATGCAAATAATAGAAATAATACTGCGCTAACGAAAAGATAGGTCTATTATTGTCAATATCAGCAATATTGGAGGGAGACATCATGACAGATTACTTACTTAGCTTACTACAAATCATTATGATCAACCTGGTCCTGAGTGGAGACAATGCAGTCGTTATTGCTCTTGCCTGTCGGAACCTGAGTCCAGAGCTACAGAAAAAAGCCACTTTTTGGGGGAGCTTCGGTGCAATTGGACTGCGGATCATCCTTACCTTCATTGCCATCTGGCTGTTGAAAATCCCGTTTGTCCAAGTCGTTGGAGGACTTTTGCTCATCTGGATTGCGGTCAAGCTGTTAAAAGGTGAAGAGGAGGACAGTCACATTGGTGGGGGAGCGAGTTTTGTTGAGGCACTCAAAACCATTATTTTTGCCGATCTGATTATGAGTCTGGACAATGTCATTGCCGTAGCTGGAGCAGCAAACGGGAACCTGGTTTTGGTCATCATCGGTCTTGCCATCAGCATTCCGCTCATCATTTGGGGAAGTCAGTTGCTGATGAAGCTGATGAACCGTTTTCCCATCATCGTATTGTTGGGGGCGGCTTTGCTCGGATATACAGCAGGAGAAATGATTGTAGGAGACAAAGCAGTTGGCAGCTTCCTGGAGGGGGTAATGCCTTCGTTGCATATGATTTTGCCGGTAGCATTGGCACTTCTGGTGATTGTGATTGGAAACTATTTGAAAAGGAAGGAGAAAAATGTGATAAATAAAGAAGTGACAAATAATCATGCGGAGACACTATAGCTATGGAATATCGCGATTGGTACATTCTCCAAACCTTGTACCAGGAACAAAACATCACGAAAACAGCCGAAAGCTTGTATTTGTCCCAGCCTGCTCTGACCAAACGGCTACGGCAGATTGAAAAAGAGTTTGGCGTACAGATCGTGCAACGGGGGAGTAGAGGCGTTCATTTCACTCCTCAAGGCGAGTATTTGGCCAAATGCGCGGATGAAATGCTCCTCAGACTGCGCAATATCAAGGAGCATGTCTTGAACATGGGAGAAGAGGTCAATGGTACGCTCAGGCTGGGGGTATCCAACTATTTTGCACGGTACAAGCTCCCGATGATCTTGAAAAAGTTCAAGGAAGCCTATCCAAACGTCGAGTACAAGGTGATGACCGGATGGAGCAAAGACGTCTACAAGTCCGTGTATAATCAGGACGTGCACGTAGGCTTCGTCCGGGGAAGCTACAACTGGTCCGACCAAAAGCACTTGCTGTTCGAGGAATCTGTCTATGTCGTTTCCACGGAACCTATTCATATCGACGACCTGCCCACCCTGCCGCGAATCGACTACGAGACCGATCCGATGCTGCAGGCGTTAGTAGACAACTGGTGGACCGAACGATTTTCCCAACCCCCGCTGATCGGCATGGAGGTCGACAAGGCGGATACATGCAGTGAAATGGTAGCAAACGGTTTGGGGTACGCCATCCTTCCACGAGGCGTGCTCAATGGCAAAGACGATCTGCACATGATTGAGCTGACCACAGCAGAAGGGGAGCCGATCAGGCGAAGCACCTGGATGTTTTATCATGCGGACTCAATGGACTTGCAAATGGTCAAGGCATTTGTACGCTTCATGGAGCAGGGTGAGATAACATTTCTCGATTAAGCAAGGAAAAAGGAACTGCTGGGAACTCTCTGATCTTGGAGCCAGCAGTTTTTTTAGTATTCATTCAAGGAATCGCTAACGATAACCATTTTGTATTTTTGCTGCGAGAACAATTGTTTTACACTAGGTGTACCCCCACCCTAGAAGCTTCATACAACGTCGGAGAGTAGGAGAGGGAACGCTTATGCTGTTACGCATTCTGTTTACATTGCTGCTCGGATCACTGGGAGGCTGGCTGTTTGCTACCATCCACAGTCCACTTCCTTGGCTGCTCGGAGCATTAGTCACCACGGTTATTTGTAATATGCTTGGGGTCAAAAATCTTTGGATTCCCCGATGGTTTCGTCAAGCAGGCTTGACAGTGATTGGGATTACCCTTGGTCTGCGAATGACACCAGAAATCGTCGATACGATGACAGGGCACATCGGTTTGATGCTCATCACCACGATTTTGACCATCTTAATCAGTTTGGTAAACGCTTGGATATTTTATAAGGTCTGCCGAGTAGACGGAATAACGGCGATCTTCAGTAACATTCCCGGCGGATTATCGGAAATGGTGTCGGTGGGGCAAACGGCTGGAGGAAATCAACAAGTCATCACGATTTTCCACTCGATTCGTGCGATCAGCGTCGTGCTTTGCACTCCTTATCTTGTGACATTTCTACCTACTCATGCTGCCATACAGCCAGCTACTACAGAACACATGCTGGGGATTGGGCAGACAGTCATGATTCTTGTGGCTGGTGTCATTGGAGCGTTGATTGCGTCACGCTGTTATATACCCGCTCCGTTCTTGCTAGGTGCCTTGCTCGTGACCGCTTTGATTTCGATGAATACATCGCTTGTGGGAGAGAGTCCTGCGTTGCCAAGCATCTTAGTCCAAGGGGCGCAAATATTCATCGGGGTCAGCATCGGTCTTGGCTTCAAACGAGAGGACATCGCCAAAAACCGTCGATTCTTTCTGTTCGGTCTCATGCATTCCCTGTTCTTGTTCGTCATGGTGATTGCGCTTGCCATCGGCATTTCTTACGTGACGGCTACCGATATCGTGACCGCGATTCTGGCTACGGTGCCAGGTGGACTCGCCGAGATGAGTTTGACTGCCTTGGCGACAGGTGCCGATCCGATCTTAGTGACAGCGTTTCATCTGTTTCGTTTAGTTCTTGTCCTGACGTTGTTTTCCTTCGGCGCTCGTGTATGGACGAACCGCCACAGCAGGATCAAACAGCCAAAGGAGACCAGCGCCTGACGAAGTTTTACAGTCGAATCTATGGCAAGGCCTGTACGTTCCCTGACCGGAACGGCAGGTCTTTTTGGCGTGAAAAAAATGAAAATAATCGTAAATATGGTGTTTATCCAAATTATCTGAACAAACTAGGAAGCGTTTTCATCTGATGCTATGATCTCCTTAACTTATTTGAAAACGCTATCAATCGAGGGGGTTATAAAAATGAAAAAATCAAACAAATGGACAAAGTGGACCGGAGTACTCCTCACTACGGCAATGGCACTTAGCCTCGCAGCCTGTGGAGGCGGCGGCGGTGGGCAGACAGCATCCTCTGGAGGAGCTTCTACCTATCCGGAAAAACCGATCTCGGTTATCGCTCCGTCTGGGGCAGGCGGTGGTTTGGATAAAACAGCGCGTTCTCTCGCAAAGGTGATGTCAGCAACGAAGCTGGTAGACAAGACGATCTCCGTCGAAAACAAGCCAGGTGGCGGACAGGCAGTAGGTTTGGCTGATTTCGTAACGCAGGACAAGAAAAACAACTATAAGCTCTTGCTTCCCTCTACACCAATCGTCATCAACAATGTGAAAAAAGAAGGAAACAGCCCGCATTCCTACAATGATATGACTCCGTTGGCACAATTGACGAAAGATTACGGCGCGATCGTAGTAGCAGCCGATTCTCCATACAAGGATCTGAAATCGTTAATGGATGCAATCAAAGCTGATCCAACCAAAGTAACGGTTGCAGGCGGTTCTGCTCCTGGCTCGCTTGATCACTTGACCTTTTTGATGCCAGCTGTAAAAGCGGGAATTGATCCGAAATCAGTGAAATACATCTCTTACGATGGCGGTGGAGAAGCGATCGCATCTCTCTTGGGTGGCAATGCTGACGTACTGGCTACAGATGTATCCGGTTCGGGTGAATACTTGAAATCCGGCAAAGTAAGAATCTTGGGTGTTTCTTCCCCGGAGCGCTTGAAAGGAATGTTCAAGGACATCCCGACGTATAAAGAATCCGGTTATGACACGGAGCTGATCAACTGGCGCGGTGTATTTGGACCAAAAGACATGACACCAGATGCTGTTGCTTACTGGGAGCAAAAATTGAAAGCCATGACAGAGACTCCTGAGTGGAAAGCAGAGCTGGAAGCAAACGGCTGGGACGATGGCTACAAAAACGGTGCAGACTTCAAGAGCTACCTGGGTGAGCAAGAAAAAATGTTCAAGGAAATCCTGAGCTTGCTCGGAATGGCAAAATAAAAAGGTTTGATGGGGGATGGAGAAGGAGCGATTCTTCTCCTCCTCCTTCATTCTGGATTCTTGTACGAACAGGAGGGAACATACGTGAGCAAAACATTTGACCGCTTCGCCAGTCTGATTTTTCTCGTGTTGGGCGTAGCATTTGTGGTCGGGAGCCAAAACATCTCGGCGAGTGCTTACGGCAGCAATGTCGGACCAAACATTTTTCCAATGGGACTCGGAAGCTTGCTGATCCTGCTCAGCCTGCGATTATTTTATGAGACATTCAAATACAAGCAAGAGGGCAAGAAAGAGAAGGAAAAGCTCGATTACAAACGGTTCCTCATCATTCTTGTCGCGGCCTTATTCTACGTATTGCTTCTAGAGGAAATCGGCTATGTGATCAGTACCTTCCTTTTCCTTTTGGTTGGATTTCAGACGATGCAGAAAGGGAAATGGCTCAACAGCGTGCTCATTTCCGGTGCATTTTCATTCGGTGTCTACTTGTTGTACGTGGAAGTTCTCGATGGCACTTTGCCCGGTTTACCAACATGGTTAGGCTTGTAGGAGGTGGATGAAATGAGTGCATTTGATTATTTGCTGAACGGATTTGCCACTGCCCTGCAATGGCAAAATATTATCTTTGCATTTGTGGGTGTCTTGATCGGTACAGTAGTCGGGGTATTGCCAGGGATTGGCCCAATCAGTGGCGTGGCCTTGTTGATTCCGGTGACCGCTTCGTTGACGAGTGGACTGCCTCCAGAAGCAGCGGCGACCAGCGCCATTATTTTGCTGGCAGGGGTTTATTACGGAGCGATGTATGGCGGCTCTACTACTTCGATTTTGTTGAATACACCTGGTGAGTCATCTTCTGTTGTTACCGTACTGGACGGATACCCGATGGCTAAGCAGGGAAGAGCGGGAGTCGCTCTCTCCATCGCTGCAATTGGTTCGTTTTTTGCAGGACTCGTCTCGCTGATCGGTCTGGTATTTTTGGCAGAGCCACTCTCGGAAGTAGCGCTCAAGCTCAGCCCGGCAGATGAGTTTTCACTGATGATCTTGGGGTTATGTGCACTGAGCGGGCTGGCAGGCAAGTCCGTGACCAAAGCATTGATGATGACGGTTTTTGGCTTATTGATCGCGACGATCGGGCTGGACAATGTATCGGGTGTGGCGCGTTTTACCTTTGATATGCCCGAGCTTTATTCTGGTTTGGAATTTTTGACGATCGCTGTAGGGGTATTTGCGCTTGGAGAAGTGTTCAAGACGATTCTCGAACGGGATGTGAATGAGGGAGAGATCGCCAAAATCTCCCGAATTATACCGACCAAGCAAGACTTGAAAGAAAGTGCTGGACCGATTCTCCGCGGATCACTGGTTGGATTCTTTAAAGGAATTGTTCCTGGTTCTGGTGCTACATTGGCATCCTTCCTCGCTTATTTGCTGGAAAAGAAAATCAGTAAAACGCCTGAAAAAT is from Brevibacillus brevis and encodes:
- a CDS encoding AbrB family transcriptional regulator, giving the protein MLLRILFTLLLGSLGGWLFATIHSPLPWLLGALVTTVICNMLGVKNLWIPRWFRQAGLTVIGITLGLRMTPEIVDTMTGHIGLMLITTILTILISLVNAWIFYKVCRVDGITAIFSNIPGGLSEMVSVGQTAGGNQQVITIFHSIRAISVVLCTPYLVTFLPTHAAIQPATTEHMLGIGQTVMILVAGVIGALIASRCYIPAPFLLGALLVTALISMNTSLVGESPALPSILVQGAQIFIGVSIGLGFKREDIAKNRRFFLFGLMHSLFLFVMVIALAIGISYVTATDIVTAILATVPGGLAEMSLTALATGADPILVTAFHLFRLVLVLTLFSFGARVWTNRHSRIKQPKETSA
- a CDS encoding tripartite tricarboxylate transporter substrate binding protein, translated to MKKSNKWTKWTGVLLTTAMALSLAACGGGGGGQTASSGGASTYPEKPISVIAPSGAGGGLDKTARSLAKVMSATKLVDKTISVENKPGGGQAVGLADFVTQDKKNNYKLLLPSTPIVINNVKKEGNSPHSYNDMTPLAQLTKDYGAIVVAADSPYKDLKSLMDAIKADPTKVTVAGGSAPGSLDHLTFLMPAVKAGIDPKSVKYISYDGGGEAIASLLGGNADVLATDVSGSGEYLKSGKVRILGVSSPERLKGMFKDIPTYKESGYDTELINWRGVFGPKDMTPDAVAYWEQKLKAMTETPEWKAELEANGWDDGYKNGADFKSYLGEQEKMFKEILSLLGMAK
- a CDS encoding tripartite tricarboxylate transporter TctB family protein → MSKTFDRFASLIFLVLGVAFVVGSQNISASAYGSNVGPNIFPMGLGSLLILLSLRLFYETFKYKQEGKKEKEKLDYKRFLIILVAALFYVLLLEEIGYVISTFLFLLVGFQTMQKGKWLNSVLISGAFSFGVYLLYVEVLDGTLPGLPTWLGL
- a CDS encoding tripartite tricarboxylate transporter permease, producing the protein MSAFDYLLNGFATALQWQNIIFAFVGVLIGTVVGVLPGIGPISGVALLIPVTASLTSGLPPEAAATSAIILLAGVYYGAMYGGSTTSILLNTPGESSSVVTVLDGYPMAKQGRAGVALSIAAIGSFFAGLVSLIGLVFLAEPLSEVALKLSPADEFSLMILGLCALSGLAGKSVTKALMMTVFGLLIATIGLDNVSGVARFTFDMPELYSGLEFLTIAVGVFALGEVFKTILERDVNEGEIAKISRIIPTKQDLKESAGPILRGSLVGFFKGIVPGSGATLASFLAYLLEKKISKTPEKFGKGAIAGVAAPESANNAASGGAMIPLLTLGIPGTGTTAVLMGALIMYNVQPGPLLFEDHPNIAWGLIASMFIGNVMLLILNMPLVKVFAKLIETPPKYLIPMIVAISVFGVYAVRVSVFDLVLLLLCGLVGYFLAKNDFPMAPLVLGLVLGPMIENNLRRALTTSNGDFSIFIEKPVSLVFLIIAVLWITVPLIMKMRGKKVIVNEE